In Siniperca chuatsi isolate FFG_IHB_CAS linkage group LG24, ASM2008510v1, whole genome shotgun sequence, the DNA window TGTTGCAAACTTTGCCATCATTTGTCATCATTGTGCAAATATGTGACACCCCATTGTAATTGCAAAGTCCTGAAACAAACGAGAATCAAATGAAAGCACTAAAACATCAACTCACTCCAAATTGGCTTTGGTAGATGCCAGATCGGCCAAGAAATAACGAGTCAACATTGGGTCCAAATTTGGCACAGAAGTAATGAAGCAGCAAGGGAGATATGCTTATCTGTAGACGGATTCAAAGGCTTAGACTCGGCTGCTTAAAACCCCTGAACAGAGATACAGATTTCATTAATTCCAGGATTATTTCATGGCTACTTAGAAGCATGTTCAGCTCATTGTTGGTGACTAGAGAGTTTTTCTTAATTTGACACTTAAATTTGTCAAAGTGCTAAAACGTCTCTCAAGTGATAAtacctgttttatacagtctatggatCATACCTGACAATTGAATTTCAAATCTCCAGTAAAATATCAAACTCTTGTCTGTTGCAGCCCcattgtgtgatttttaaactATTTAATGGATTTAACGTAACAGTCTTTTCTCATGCAGCTGTAATGTTCACCAGTTTAATTTGTCATCAGATTGCCCAGGCGTGCAGCCAGCATGCCGGCCTGGGTCAGGACCTGGTGGCCATGTGCGTGAACGATGTGCTGGCTCAGGGCGCTGAGCCACTCTTCTTCCTTGACTACTTCTCCTGCGGCAGCCTGGACGTGGACGTGGCCGCCTCGGTGGTTGGCGGCATCGCGAAGGCCTGCGAGATGGCTGGCTGCGCTCTGCTGGGTGAGAGAGGAGACATTCTGTTCATATTTTGGCGTCTGTTGTCCAAAAGAGGTCTTACATTACCTGCTGTGTTCTTCACTTCCCTTCCTGATGCCATATTTTATGCCTCCATCTTTTTGTGTCCATGTCCAGGTGGTGAGACAGCAGAAATGCCGGGCGTCTACGCTACAGGAGAGTACGACCTGGCTGGGTTCTGTGTTGGAGCTGTGGAGCGTGGAGCCCTGCTGCCTAGGCTGGGGGACATCGCCGAGGGGGACCTGCTGATCGGAGTGGCCTCCTCTGGGGTCCACAGCAACGGCTTCAGCCTGGTCCGCAAAGTCCTGGAGAGGGCCAACCTCAGCTACGGCTCCCCTGCTCCTTTTGGCAAGTCAGGACAGACTGTCGGTAAGTCACCTTCaagaacagcctcacagagccgctagcatggctgtactCGTGTGTACTTATTTTGCCTAGACATTCCCAAACAGTCAGTAGCCTCAGTAGTagttttgttcttgtttgttttttaaaattaggaCCACATTTTCCATGAACCCTGGTACTTCCTTGCCACTTTCTGCTCTtgctgagaagaaaaaaaataaataaataaattaaaaaaaaagaaatatatatatatatatatatatataaaatataattgtagactgaatgtctttgttttgtagactatccaaaaataaaagcaatttaTCGATGCCATCTTACAGCTTTAAGACATTGTTACAGACCAAACAATTGAGAAAGCAATCAGCAGATTCATCtataatgaaaagaattgtCAATTGCAGCCATACAATATTTAAGCGTGTATTAACCCTTGATGCCCACCATTTGACTAACTGCTTCCAGGCGAGGTTTTGCTGACACCAACAAAGATCTACAGTCGCCTGCTGTTGCCAATCCTTCGCAGCGGTGCTGTCAAAGCCTACGCTCACATCACAGGGGGTGGGCTTCAGGAGAACATCCCTCGGGTGCTGCCCCAGGAGCTGGCAGTGGATTTAGGTGAGATGAAAGCACACGGACACTTCATCTTCAAATGCAACATaagcatataaaaatattgacgtCAGCAATCTGGAAAGGTGCTGTGCCTCTGGATGAagctttatttgcatttttacttcattttttATGGTTACCTAGTGTGAGGAAAAGAAATGGGAATGAAGACCATTTCCTGTATAAGCATGTTTGACCCTTGTGCACATTGAAGTCAGTGCAGATGTAAACATGAATAAACAGCCTTCTTTTCATATTCAGTTCCCCTCCACTTGTTTCTGCGTAGCGTAGAGGTCACTTTGTGGTTGTTATTTAAGGCCACAGCACTGTCTCATTAATATTTACACTCTGTGTTTGCATGACTCAGATGCCTCTCAATGGAGCATCCCCCCTGTGTTTTCCTGGCTCCAAAAGGAGGGGGGTCTGAGTGAGGAGGAGATGGCCCGCACCTTCAACTGCGGCCTGGGGGCGGTGCTGGTGGTTTCCCCCCTGGATGCTCAGAGAGTCCTACGCCAGCTTCAAGCACATGAAGAGTCCTGGATCGTGGGTTCACTAGCCCACAGGCAGCCTGGTGAGACACTGAAACGCTGATACTTTAATggaatacagtatttattttaaatgcagcTGAAAGGCATTAACTAGAGTATAATCCCAGAATTAGGCTATTATTTATAGAATGgaaataaaattgtgaaaataagtgttttgtgtttatgcaGGGGCAGAACCTGTAGTGGTCCGCAACCTGAAACACAGCCTGCTGAAAGCAGGACCCGCGTCCTGTGGCGAGTTGGGTGTCAAGAAGAATGGTGGTTACCAAGGCGACAGCAGTATACCATGCAAGAGGACCAGAGTAGCTGTTCTTATCTCTGGCACAGGTGTGGTTTTATTCATCTTGAAATAAGAATTGCAGTTTGAGTATCTCAAGTCCATTAAAGGAACagatcaacattttgggaaagatgTATATTAGCTTGATACCGCTCTCCTGGCTGCTTAACTGGTCCCGggcaagaaatagtctggcacataaacCCCTGTAACATGTCAATGAGTGAGCTTTAGTGGTCCTCATAGACAGAGAGGCTGGCTAGCTGTTtgcctgtttccagtctttatgctaagctaaccggctactTGCTCCAGCTAAATATACACCATACAgatgtcaatcttctcatctctcagcaagaaagccaatatgtgtgtttcccaaaatgtttattcCTTAAGAGTCCTACTAAAGAGTTCCTTACGGTATGTCTGTCCCAGGCACCAACCTGCAGGCGCTGATAGAGCAGGCCAAGCGTCCATACAGCTCCGCAGAGATTGTGGTGGTCATCTCCAACAGACCTGGAGTTCAGGGCCTGAAGAGAGCATCGCTGGCTGGCATCCAGACAcgggtaaaacaaaacaaacactaataatgatgatgatagttTATTTGTATACCACTTCTCAAAACCAgttacaaaatgctttacatgaAACAAAGGCTGCTCCAGGCTAGTTGCACTCCCCTTACTGGTTGATAAATTGTGTAGAGTGATGAAGTGAAGCAATAATCTTTCTGGTTTTAATTAGAAGTTTGTAGTTGAACTGTGATGAGACAAAAGCATCCATTACAACTTCTGCatcttttaaaaagtaaaaaaaagtctaattttGGAAACAGGAGTGGATATATTAGATTGCAaccaaaaaatacacacaaacaagttACTGAAGTAACTAGTGAGAACCAAAATAATTATTTGGGCTGAATAATGCTGTACTGAAACTCAGGACAGTgaataaaaacttaaattcTGTTGATGCAGTTGTGTGCGATCCCAACTAGGTGGTGGACCACAAACAGTACGGGAGCCGAACCGAGTTTGACAGCACCATTGATCGCGTGTTGGAAGAGTTTGGGGTGGAGCTGGTGTGTCTGGCTGGATTCATGAGGATCCTCACTGGGCCTTTTGTCAAGAAATGGAACGGTGTGAAAATGCTGTTTAGGCTAAATTTCTTACGCTTGcattattaaatatgatgatCTGGTGGGGCACAGGAAGGTcttttatattgtgtgtttattttcaaagGAAAGTTACtgaacatccatccatccctgcTGCCATCATTCAAGGGTGTGAATGCCCAGAAGCAGGCTCTACAGGCTGGGGTGCGGGTTACTGGCTGCACGGTCCACTTTGTAGCAGTGAGTAGGACATACGTCAAACCAAGAGGCTAATATCgtaagtgttttgttttttttgaatGAGTCACACGGCCATCGCTTTGTTAATCCGTGTTTTAGGAAGAGGTGGATGCAGGAGCCATCATCGTACAGGAAGCAGTGCCGGTGCTGGTTGGTGACACGGAGGAGGGTCTGTCCGACAGGATCAGGGAGGCCGAGCACCGAGCCTTCCCCGCCGCTCTGGAGCTGGTGGCCAGCGGTGCAGTCAGGCTCGGAGAGGCTGGACGCATCATCTGGAAGTCAATATCACAGAGTTAAAGAACATAGATCCAGCTCACCTGTTATTTAAAACTGGCTTTATAATACGAGAGTGGCACTAAGAAAGCATCAGCTAAAGTCAAGATATTAACTTTTTGCACCAAactgtcctttttttttcagattgtcATGTCCAGTTGCATCTGTTAGATTTCTTAAAGCTTGTAAACGTACatagatgaaataacatttctacTTTGTGTAAAGAAGCATCGTACcttttgaaaaatgtcagtTGCACTGGAATTAACCTCTAAATTGAAAAATGTCATGGTGGTCTTACTTGTAATGCTATCCAGATGGAGTATGTTAGTATAATTATTAAACCTGCCTGCGTGAATGCAACTAGTCATTTTGTGTGGTTTCTCCTGCAGTAAACATTTGTCCTTGCAGACAGTACAGTCCTGATATCCTGAAAATATTACCAGTCATTTGTTATCAGTCCAAAGTTCCTGTAATCCTTTCAGAGCAGTTTAGTGGCAGCTTCTCTGAAAGCGCAGGACGGACAGCCTCTCATTTCCAGCTCTTGTAGACAAGAACGACTCTCCCCTCAAACCGCCTTTGTCCAATAAACGGATGATCTCCCCtggtgagaaaaagaaaagtgactGAACTTGTTATCCACAATTGAAATGATTTGAGCGCAAGAAACATTCCAAGAAGCATCAGTAAACTCACCTGGATCGTTCTCAGCAATGGTAATGAGGTAAAATAACCCTTTACTGGAGAGCAACTGTGCAACAACAGGCAGAAATCTGTCTGTCACCTCTCGCCCTCGCTCCCCGCCAGCCCAGGCAGCCGCTATACCTGTGCTGCCAACCTGGAAGAAAAGCGCACCTTGTTAGCGGGCTCCAGCCTGTGCagggctgttttctagtctttgagttttggtctatttttcagaggagctgtgagatctaaggttgcagaacacaggtagttaaaagaatcaaccataTCGTTGATGTTGGAGGTGATGctggatacaaacatgtccctgatttccacagacgGAGTTTTCAGATCCAGACTAGTTCAACGCTTTCCTCACTTAGTCTACATCTACTTGACCTGAATGCAGCTTTGTAAACGACATTTTGTCCTTGTAATCCACATTCACATTATTGTGAATCCCCCTCCATAAagggtaaataataataataatggattgtatttaaatatcactaagcGGTTAAGATAGGCTGGATATGCAGTCTGCCACAATATATAACCCCCTCTATAAAGCACGGACGGTGGCCTACTGGCATATTTTGTGCATACACATCATGCCTAATAAACTTGGTGAATATAGAAGTTTTTTCTTTCCTAGCAAAAGTTAGAGTGGACTGCATTTTCAACCTGCCACAAAATATCCCCACCACGAACCATGACGACAGTACTATGAAGCTTTATTCTGAATGCTCACTCTGAAACTGCTTTGACTTAATAGTCAAATCAAATGAGCCAATTAACCTTCGCACCTCCTCCAAAACGCTGCCAATATGTTTATTGACTCGCAACATTTCACCTAATTTGCATTATTGCTGAGGAAGGAATCACTGTCCTAAAAAGGTAGCAAACTGTTTGGATTGTTGGAGGGGGTAACTTACACTGGCAGACGACAGTTTGGCCTGCAAGAATGTGTATCCCCTAACCTTTGCTCAGAAAGTAGAAACTTCTCTATACTTTTATAATATGTATaaaagtaactgtatatatattttcattgtattCTAATTTgaatatatgttctgtgtgagTAGCGTGAAAGGgactacaactttaatttcactgtgccaccctgtgttgtagaatgacaaataaatgtaccttgatattcaccattaactacctgtgttctgcAACCTTAGATCTCACAGCTCCtcaaaaatagaccaaactcaaagactagaaaacaggcatggttaaatgacagtattcaaagctgtaaaaaggacatgcagaagagcagaacgcagatggaagaaatctggtatccaggtccactttgtggccatgaaagagttattactgtggatcagttagatAACCCTGCCTGTCattgtgcctctgctgattgtgaaaagtttttttttgcacttgctggaaaggtggcgttaatatcctccagccctctgaacataatcccaactaggtttatattggaagttatggattgtattgcgctcCATTTGCTAtctatttttaacagctcgctgcctactggctgcgtcccagattactttaaaacagcttgtgtccagccagtcctaaaaaaacctgggcttgatcccaccctcctggataactatcacccaatctccaaactgccttttatttccaaggttctcgAATAAattgtttctaagcagcttcttgctgctgtggaaaacaatagtatctttgaaaagttccaatctggcttttgtcaacaccacagcactgagacagctcttcttaaagtcactaatgaccttttaatgaatgcagacgcaggcatgtgttcaattcttgtgctgcctTTGACTCTATTGATCGTGGCATTTTTTTAGATGACtatagatagactgaggcactgcaCCACACTCCTTATACAtgcctccctgtcaagcccactgaccttagttcTCTACCTatctgacattaaaaaaaaaaaattggatgtcaaattttcttcagctcaactcaaataaaactgaaatccttgttattgggccccaacacatcactaaacaaatactgccatctactggtaacctatcacaacatatcaagcctgttgcaagaaatcttaaTCACCTCAGAgacattgcaaaaatatgatctattttaaatcttactgatgcagaaactgttgtacaacttttatctcctcacgcctcaattattttaacagcctgttcacttgtcttaaaatcaaaaaactttgaaacgactgcagactgtacagaaccaGGACCAAGcggtacgaccacatcacacctgttttagcctctttacactggctccctgttggttttaggattgattttaagatcttgttgattacttttaaggctcttcatggcctggccccagattatattttaggccttgtaatcccttatgaactttcacgtagtctgagatcttcgggcaggggtcttctgtctgttcctgagtccaggatgaaaactaagggggacagagcttttgccatcagggccccgaggctctggaacaacttgcccgaagaaattaggttgtctga includes these proteins:
- the gart gene encoding trifunctional purine biosynthetic protein adenosine-3 isoform X1; translation: MAERVLVVGSGGREHVLAWKLAQSPQVQQVLVAPGNAGTAKCGKISNSEVSVSNHAILAQFCKDHHVGLVVVGPEVPLAAGIVDDLTAAGVPCFGPSAKAAQLEASKSFSKAFMERHGIPTARYGSFTDPQEACNYIRTADFPALVVKASGLAAGKGVIVAGDQDEACQAVMDIMKDGAFGSAGETVVVEELLEGEEVSCLCFSDGSSVSPMPPAQDHKRLQDGDLGPNTGGMGAYCPTPQVSQELLQQIRETVLQKTVDKMKEEGTPYVGVLYAGLMLTKQGPKVLEFNCRFGDPECQVLLPLLKSDLYEVILNTMNGKLASSAPVWHQDSSAVTVVMASSGYPGSYKKGVEITGLAQVQDMGLQVFHAGTALKEGAVVSSGGRVLTVTAVRPSLETALQAANQGVAAVGFPGAVYRRDIGHRAIAHLNQHRGLTYKDSGVDIAAGNKLVDMIKPLAKATSRAGCNAELGGFAGLFDLKEAGFVDPILVSGTDGVGTKLKIAQACSQHAGLGQDLVAMCVNDVLAQGAEPLFFLDYFSCGSLDVDVAASVVGGIAKACEMAGCALLGGETAEMPGVYATGEYDLAGFCVGAVERGALLPRLGDIAEGDLLIGVASSGVHSNGFSLVRKVLERANLSYGSPAPFGKSGQTVGEVLLTPTKIYSRLLLPILRSGAVKAYAHITGGGLQENIPRVLPQELAVDLDASQWSIPPVFSWLQKEGGLSEEEMARTFNCGLGAVLVVSPLDAQRVLRQLQAHEESWIVGSLAHRQPGAEPVVVRNLKHSLLKAGPASCGELGVKKNGGYQGDSSIPCKRTRVAVLISGTGTNLQALIEQAKRPYSSAEIVVVISNRPGVQGLKRASLAGIQTRVVDHKQYGSRTEFDSTIDRVLEEFGVELVCLAGFMRILTGPFVKKWNGKLLNIHPSLLPSFKGVNAQKQALQAGVRVTGCTVHFVAEEVDAGAIIVQEAVPVLVGDTEEGLSDRIREAEHRAFPAALELVASGAVRLGEAGRIIWKSISQS